AAAAGTCATTGACCAATcacaacaaaatgtacattaaaacataaaaggtTCTTTGAGCAAGCATTCAGAtaattaatacttttttttaatgagttaCATTTGTCTACACCAAATGGACATGTGATCAAAGTTCATGAGCGACTTTAATAACAAGCCTAGTAGTATTAAGAGTAATTACGGGATAAAAGGTAAATAAgtagaaaaattaaaaagataaataaataaaataatctttcCACACATATTGGAGAAAGGCGAgtacttatttttttttgcatttcgTGGAAACAGAACAGATGTACTGATCTGACCTGTTTAGTTAGACAAAAAGTGCCTTCCTGTTATTCCCGAAGTCAGGGAATAAAAGACTGAATGAAAGTAGTGACAACAGCATCATTACCATTCTCTCTCTGGAACACTGCCTTCAGTTTGGGAACTTTGCTGAAGTCGACCCGCCTCCACTCCTCATCCTCAGACACGACCACATCAGGTTTGCCTGTGATAGCACGTCAGCGTCAGATATGCTGTGCAATATAAAGTAAATGGCCAATGTCACTGGCCCTAGGCCAACTTGTTGTACCTCTCTGGGGAATGCTAACCGGTACAATCTCCCTGGCTAGCATGCCAGACTCGAATGCTGCTTTGCTGCGGCTGTATGAGCCGATGGCGTACGCGTCCTGCTCCTCTCTGGTGATGTTGCAGTTCTTGGCTGTGTTCTCTGCACAGTTGCCCTGTTAAAGACAGTAAggcaaaagcaacagaaaacacaagatcTAATGTGAAACTGATGAAATGTCAAGGAGGAATTTATAGGTCCTCTTCCAACTCAGctctgtaaaacacatttctttcttaCCCGGGCCTGCAGTTTTTCCATGTATTTTCAAATGCATCCAAATATTATCTATGTCTAATGTCAACAGGGGAATTTTTCACAGGAGGTTGATAGTTACCATGTGAAACTTGTTGTAGACATCAGTGAGTCCGTCCTTGACAATGAGGTCTTCCATCTTCACTCCTCCGTAGGCTGGGGTCTCTCTGGACATCACATAAGGTACGTTGGACATGCTCTCCATGCCGCCTGCCACCATCACATCCTAAAAAGAGACAGCCATGCACATATCTGTAGAGACAGCTGTTGTCTACTGTCCATTGTTTATCTTGCACTGAAGCTCAATTAATGAGTTTCGGATGTGCATGAATTCATAATGCCACTTCTTCTGTAGCTTATTGTGTTTCACAGGATTTGGCAATTACAGCCAGTCTGTCAAAGAACTGAAAGATGTGTAGTTTCAGTCCTCAGGCCAGGTCCGTGGTGACCATCCAGGACTGGCTTGCAAATTATCAACAGCTTATGGTAAGCAAACTAAGCTTGTTTTCGGTCACAACAAAGTTTCCCGTTATCTTGTCAGGGatcagatttgtgttttatatgtacaGTCAGCTAAGCATCATCATTGTACCTGCAAACACCCTCTCGCAAGCAGAAGAGAGACAGTGTATTTAATGCTAATGCTACCTGGTGTCCACACATAAGACTCTGAGCTGCCATCATGATGGACTTCATCCCAGAGGCACACACTTTGTTGATGGTTGTTGCTGGAGTGCCGAGGGTCAAGCCTGGAGATGCAATCAGAGACATATTTGCATTAGCagaactaaataaatgaaatagaaaTCTCCTGACCAACCCTCAGTTATGCGTTTGGGTGGCTGCCTGGAACAGGTGTAGCTGCTTTCTGAACATTGATATTTTGGTGCAGTGCCGGTATGTGGAATGAGGGTGAAAATACACCAGCGTGGTCATACCTGCTCCGAGCAAGGCTTGTCTTGTGGGGGCCTGTCCTTCTCCTGCCTGGAGCACGTTGCCCATGTAGACTTCCTTAACCTCTTCAGGAGCAATTCCTAAACACAAGAAACTGACTAAATACACAGCTATCTCCTCGTTGATGCAGCAATACACCCAACTCGTGTGAAACTGAGAGAATGGGAAAACTCAGGTCATCTGGTGTGTTAGCTTAGCCATTCCAGCGTGTGCCAggtaaagatgatgatgatgatgatcagctGGTGTTTCAGAACCTAAATGGAGGAGATGACTTTCCTCTAAACAAAGTGAACCATCTGAACACACCTGCTTTGTCTATGGCTCCCTTAATGGCAATGGACCCCAGTTTGGTGGCCGGCACTGCTGCCAGGCTGCCTCTGAATGAGCCCATTGGTGTGCGGACGGCGCTGACGATGACGACTTCCTGAAACCAGGCATCAAAAGTCTgcattgtggtgtgtgtggtgcaaACATTGAATTGTGATGACAATTGTGAAATCTGTTACTGTACTCACATTGAGTGAAGGGCGAGATGTGTAGGTTCTTGAGAGGTACTTGTGAGCCTACAATGGCAGGATAATGATATGGATAATTCATCTTCCATTCATGAGAGTTCCCATTTCTACTCCTAGCTTTCCAATTAAAGTCTGCAGTTCGACCTGAAGCTCCTTATTAATGGAGTTTTAACTCAAAGTAGTCGAGAAGCATGATTAATACATTAGCTATGCTAACAATACGAGCAGACACAGGCAGGTAACATTAGCTACGTAATGACAAAACAGATGCTACAAATTGCTTATTGCTTATTTAAGCTAGCGTTGGGTGTCGTCAGTCAAACTTGTACCTGACACCTGTTAACAAGGCCCTTTTTTTGACTTCGCATATTTTCAGTTAAGCTGGCTCCTATTGTTGCTGCAAGGTTATTGTTAGCTTCTTACTTAATTTTGCTGAGAAACAGACTTTGCAGTCACACCGTTGAGAGAAACGCAGCCAGTGATGTGAGCTAGCTTCCAGATAACCACCTGCAGCAGTTATCAGGCGTCCTCAGGCTGTTGCATTACTTTAGTCAAGGACGCTCCGCAGACACAGAAAGGTTGACTGAGACGCTATAAGTTAACCAGGGCCTTGTGTTTACAGCCAGCCAGACTGTTGCTAGAAGTAGCATTCCTGTGCAATACAACAATATAAGAGACAAACCCACACATTTTAAGCGCTATTATTTTACACGCACTCACTTACCAGGCGTTTACAAACGTGAGCGTGCATGGTTAAAAGTCCACTGGATGACATTTTTGACTGGGAGGCAGGAGTGTCGGGCCGGCTTCACCTTCAGCCGTGCAGCGGAGGGATAAAAAcggcagccaatcacagcgagAGGTGTGTCCCCCCCTGACGTCATCGGCCATGAGCATCATGGTAGTTGTAGTTTTACCAATGAAATCACAATACCTGTTACATAACTGACTCCATGAACTGCACCAGACATTTAtcttacaaatacaaatacaatacaaatacaaaagttCATATGAATGTAAAGAGCTTTCAGCATTAAAACATGACAACTACTATGtgctatatatacagtatatatatatatatatatatacacagtgcttaacaaatgtattagaccaccacccagtgtaaggtgtttgccaccgctgccctaaatgaacagtattgctgatgaccaaaatatttgatgtctctgtaatggttaatccaccagtatgtgcaagccaagctctttaatcaaaatgatatctttaatgctaaaatataattattgttgttatccattaattctcaaatttactgttttacaaaaaggcagaaaaaaaatagtaaagcacattattattttttgattgagatgccaaattacagttatttacttatttacttccTGAACaggaacatttgttttgtggttgcaagaatgcaagctgttatcagggccaaaggatAAATAccaaaatattaagatttttggttaatatatgtgaataaggactatttagttgttccagtttgttatttgcctaaacaaaataataacataataacataataaataacaatacaatttttaagtacaagtttttgacagatttctaaaatatttgtgttttctcatttttatgacaggtggtcgaataaatttgttaagcacggtatatatatatgtatatatacacatatatacatatatatttatttatctaaaaatatatattttatggtCACATTTTTCAACagaatatacattttacatgacaCTTTAACTAGAACTGGACTAGACTGGAATGGCAGGTCCAGAACTGAAGGTCTGCAAGTGGATAAGTTAGGCTGATCCTGGTTTGGggtgttttgctctttttacaGGAACTGTCATTGAAGCAAAACCACAGACTGACAATGACAGTTCTTGTTGGCTGTGGGAAAAAACATCTGCACCCACAGGTTGGTAAACTGCGCACACTGTTTACTATATTCCACATTTGTCTACTATGTGACCTCTGAGGGCCTCACGCGACACCAGAGTGAGAAGTCATGTCTTTTCCTTATGGGGTTTTGAAGGTGGCCTAATGGCTAGAGATGTAAGCATGGCAGTAGCTGATAAACctattgtataaaaaaaaaataacaactaTAATACTCCAGCACAGTTAAGGCACTTAAGATGACAACCGTGGCTCCACAAATACAagtatgtgttgttgtttttccttccaACTCTACTGAGGTCATAAAGTAAGATGACCTATGATACTAGTAAGATAAAGGTCTCCTGCTCAACTCACCTGggttcaaacacacaccagagtTGCCAGATCTCCTTTATTCCAGTGCACTCTAATTCACACTCAGGCATGATGAAGAAGCATTTAAATTCATTCCTGattatattttcacttttaaagatCTATTAAATCATGTTTCATTGATGCATTCCAAGAAAAACATTGACTATATAACAAGGAGTTGTTGCCTACAGCATTATTATGCAATTTCTttgcatgtattttctttttcaaataatgTATTTCTATGCAGATTTCTACAGAAAAGCCCCCTTAAACTACTCAGGATTAGTTAGTGGAGTAGATCATAGCTATTATTGCATGCTCACAGGAGTGCACTGGTgtgtctatgagtgtgtgtgtgtgtgtgtgtgtgtgtgtgtgtgggtctttatttgcaatccatccatccatagtTTAACAGGGTGCGCATCGCTCTTCTTCGTTGGTAGTGGTACTCTGTCTGCCTGGATCCATATGTGAAGTACAGGTAACCTGAAAAGGAAGACGCACTGGTGTCACCCAAAACAGGAACTTATAATGTGACTGCGGAGGCACTAACCTTTGACTGTTAACCTACCTCTGTTCTCAAAAGCAGCATCCACTCTGTAGCCAATCCCAGGGAGCCCTCTGTGAATGAACTTTGGGTACCCACCATCCATTCTTCCCCGCCTTTCATTGTAGCTTACATGAGTAATATGGAGAGGTGTTCGTCAACACCTGGTATCTGTCCATATCTGGATTCAGATGTTTATGGCTAGTGACATTACTCACCTCCAGTATTTGTTCCTCACAAAAAAGAGGGTTCTGCCTGTGAATGACACATGGACAGCAGCATCTACCTTGGTGACAGATGCAGGGAAGCCGAAATCACTGAGAGGTTTGGGGTAACCAGGTAGGACAGTGTTTCCACTGATCCCCCAGTAATGATCCCCTGTGACGTGAAAAAGTAGAGTTATGTTCCTTACTGCTCCCAGCATTTATGCAATGCTTTATGTCACTtttaaataatagaaaatgttttttaactaAGCTCATTTTGTACCTTCAAAGAAAATGACAGCACTTCTTTTCTTATACTCATAAGCAGCATCAACTTTGCTGATTCCAGGCCAGACAGACTGAATTTTTGTCATAGTGATGCCGTCCCAGGAGCTGCTCCTCTTCCAGAAATGtctgacaaagaaacacaaaattcCATGATTTGTTGACAGTATTCACATACTGAGGAA
The Enoplosus armatus isolate fEnoArm2 chromosome 13, fEnoArm2.hap1, whole genome shotgun sequence genome window above contains:
- the acat1 gene encoding acetyl-CoA acetyltransferase, mitochondrial, whose translation is MSSSGLLTMHAHVCKRLAHKYLSRTYTSRPSLNEVVIVSAVRTPMGSFRGSLAAVPATKLGSIAIKGAIDKAGIAPEEVKEVYMGNVLQAGEGQAPTRQALLGAGLTLGTPATTINKVCASGMKSIMMAAQSLMCGHQDVMVAGGMESMSNVPYVMSRETPAYGGVKMEDLIVKDGLTDVYNKFHMGNCAENTAKNCNITREEQDAYAIGSYSRSKAAFESGMLAREIVPVSIPQRGKPDVVVSEDEEWRRVDFSKVPKLKAVFQRENGTVTAANASTLNDGAAALVLMTADAAKRLNITPLARIVSFADAAVAPIDFPIAPAYAVPKVLDAAGLKKDDIAMWEINEAFSVVVLANIKMLDIDPAKVNVNGGAVSLGHPIGMSGARIVGHMVHSLKTGQYGLAGICNGGGGASSILIQKL